The Pantoea cypripedii genomic sequence ATTGATCGGCAACCAGATGCGTGAACGTCTCGCACAACGTTCAATGCTGTTGCGTACTACAGATGTTAAGGCGATTGATAAACTCTATCCGAATGAAGAGTTTATTCAGGCTGACCTTGGTGAAAAATCTACTGCGGAAAAACTTGTTGGTGGCATTGATGCTATTCTGCACTTTGGCGGTCTTTCTACTGAAGCAGATTTTGAAACGATTTGTCAGGTCAATATCTTAGGGGCACAACGCCTTTATGAAGCTGCCCGGAAAGCCGGTGTAAAACGGATTCTTTTTGCCAGTTCTGTCCATGCTATTGGATTTTACGATCAAACGGAGGTGATCGACAGTCGGGTACCTGTTCGTCCGGATTCTAATTATGGTCTTTCAAAAATATTTACCGAAGGACTTGCCCAGCTCTACTGGGAAAAGTATGGGATCGAGACAGTCAGCGTCCGAATCGGTTCCTGTGAACCTAAGCCTTCTACGCTTCGTCATTTGAAAACGTGGTTATCCTTTGATGATATGTATCAATTGATTGAATGTTCATTGGATGCGACCAGGGTAGGGCATACCATTATTTATGGTGCATCCAATAATAAATCATCATTCTGGGATAATCGTCACGCAGCGCATTTAGGTTATAAACCTAAGGACTCTGCAGATGACTATGCAGCAGAAATTCGTGCCAATAATTCTATTCCTGATATTGATGATGTTGCGTCACAATATCAGGGTGGGATATTTATTGGATTTTAATATGACTCTGGAATCGTAGTCTTCCAGTTTATTACTCTGATTAAATTAGAGAATGATTTTTTTGATGTCATCATTGAAATTATATTTTTTTGATGTGAACAATTTTATTGACTGGATGTTTTACGGTATTAATATTTAAATATTATCACATTGTTAGAGATCATATCATAACGCGCTATTTAACGATCTCAGCTATGGTGGTCTAACGAAGCGAATAGGGTTTCATTTATGATGAAAGATTTAGCGAGAGTTGGGGTCGATATTGGTGGCACGTTTACCGATATTGCTCTGGAGTGGAAGCGGAATCTATATTCCACGAAGGTTCTGACGAATTACACGTCGCCTGAACAAGCAATTATTGATGGTATTGCTCAGGTTATTGCCAAAGCAGGGATTGGACTCAAGGATATAGATTCTATTATTCATGGCACCACTTTGGCTACCAACTCTTTGATTGAACGGCGTGGCGCAAAAACAGCGTTCATCACAACCAAAGGATTCCGTGATGTCATAGAGATGCGTACCGAAAACCGCTTCGAGCTTTATGACCTGAACATTGTTATTCCACCTGCACTGATCCCGCGACATGCCCGTTTTGTGGTAGAAGAACGCGTCAATGCCGCTGGTGAGGTTATCCTTCCGCTTAACGTCGCGGATGTTGAGAATGTTGTAGATGCCATTCTTGCCGAGGGATACGAGAGTATTGCCATTGGATTTATGCACTCATACCTGAATGATCAACACGAGCGTGCTGTACGTGATTACATCCAGTCCCGTGCACCTCAGGTGTCAGTTTCAATTTCGGCAGAAGTGTCACCGCAAATTCGTGAGTTCCAGCGTTTCAATACGGTTTGTGCTAACGCCTACGTCAAACCCTTGATGTCTTCCTACCTGAATCGCCTGGTCGGTCGTTTAAAGTCTGAGGGCGCCACATGCCCGGTCTTCATGATTCATTCGGGTGGCGGAATTATCACGGTAGAAAGTGCGGCAGAGTTTCCTGTTCGTTTACTTGAGTCAGGTCCCGCCGGTGGCGCTATTTTCGCAGCGCATATTGCCGAACGGTATGACCTGAATCGGGTACTTTCCTACGATATGGGAGGAACGACTGCGAAGATCTGCCTTATCGATGACCGTGCACCAAAGACAGCAAAAACTTTTGAAGTTGCCCGTACCTATCGCTTCAAGAAGGGTAGCGGTATGCCTATTTCTATACCGGTTATCGAGATGATAGAAATTGGCGCAGGCGGCGGATCAATTGCTGCGGTCGACAGCATGAGCCAGATTCGTGTTGGTCCGCACAGCGCTGGATCCGAGCCAGGCCCTGCCTGCTATGGCCGGGGAGGGGCAAATCCAACCATTACTGACGCTGACTTAATGCTTGGTCGACTGGACCCACATGGCTTTGCAGGTGGTTCTATCATTCTATCTGAGCAGGCTTCTCATAGCGCTATCGAAGAGCACGTCTCCAGCAAGCTGGGGATTGAAGTAGACACTGCGGCGTTCGGAATTTGTGAAGTTGTCGATGAAAGCATGTCAAACGCTGCGCGTATGCACGCGGTTGAAAATGGCAAAGAGCTTAGTGAATACACCATGATAGCCTTTGGTGGCGCGGCTCCACTACATGCCTCGCGTCTGTGTGAAAAACTTGGCATCAATGAACTCATTATTCCTCCTGGCGCAGGTGTTGGATCTGCGATTGGCTTTCTGCGTGCACCTGTCGCGTTTGAATCGGTAAAAAGTGCCTATATCAAAATCAGTAGTTTCGACAGTGAGAAGGTCAACTCCGTTATTGATGAATTGGTCAGGGAAGCAGGTAAGCACGTATACGAAGCAGACCCTAAAGCCGAGATATCTATGGCTCTCACGGCTTATATCCGCTATGTCGGGCAGGGATGGGAAATCCCGGTGGAATTACCCATCAAAAATTATCAACCTGAAGACGGTTCCTCCATAAAAACTGACTTTGAAGTGGCATACAAACAGTTCTTTGGCCGCGCTATTGATTATCTGGATGTTGAAATTATCAGTTGGTCGTTGCGTGCGAGCTCTGAATTACCTCAAACCACTAAATCAAATTTCACTAAGCAGGCAGTTCCGGTAGTAACGGGTCAATTGCGGAAACTCTTTGATGCCAACCTGGGTGAGTTTGTTCAGGCTACGGTTATCGAGCGGGCAGCATTTACGCCGGGTTCTTTGGTCTCTGGGCCAGCGGTAATTGTTGAGAATGAGACAACTACCATCGTGGCTTCTTCTTATGACGCAATAATGCAGGACGATGGATGCATTCTCGTTCGTGCCAAAAATGTTACAACCGGGAGTGCAAAATGAAGCCAGTACGCGATGCTATTGCAGAAATGCGCATGCAAATTATGTGGAACCGCCTGATTTCCGTTGTTGAAGAACAGGCACTTACACTGGTAAGAACTGCATTCAGTACCAGTGTGCGTGAGGCTGGTGATCTCTCTGCCGGTGTGTTCAATATTGCAGGTGAAATGGTTGCGCAGGCCGTTACTGGCACACCGGGCCATGTTAATGCGATGGGCGAAGCAGTTGGGCATTTTATTCGTGAGATCGGTGAAGACAACATTTTTGAACATGATGTGTATATCACCAATGACCCGTGGAAAGGGACTGGCCATCTACATGATTTCACTTTTGTTAGCCCGGCTTTTCATGAAGGCAAACTGGTTGGCTATTTTGCCTGCACTGCGCATGTTGTCGATGTAGGTGGCCGAGGTTTTGGGCCTGATGCGGCTGAAGTCTATGAAGAGGGAATTTTCATCCCGATCATGAAGTTTGCTGAGCGTGGCGTAGTTAACCAGAACTTGATTAACATTATTAAAAACAATGTACGCGAATCCGATCAGGTTATTGGTGACCTCTATTCTCTGGCGGCCTGTAACGAAATTGGCGAGAAACGATTGAGTGAAATGCTCAATGAATTCGGCATGAAAGATATTGAATCACTCGCTCATTTTATCTTCGAACATTCATATGCCGCGACGATCAATCGACTGCGCGAGCTACCGAAAGGGACGTATAGCAATGCGATGCGTGTGGATGGTTACGATAAACCGGTCGATCTCGTTGTCACCCTGACCGTAGAAGATGATGGCATCACAGCCGATTTCACGGGTACCTCCGGGCCGAGTGGATTGGGTATCAACGTCCCATTAATCTACACCACAGCGTATGCCGCATACGGCATTAAATGCGCATTAGCTCCTGAGATCCCTAATAATGCAGCGTCCCTGCGCCCGTTTAAGGTAAGTGCACCTACTGATTGCATCCTCAATGCACAGCGTCCGGCAGCGGTAGCAGTACGTCATGTACTTGGGCATTTTGTACCCGATACCGTGTTGGGTGCCGTGCACAAAATCGTGCCTGATACTATTCCGGCCGAAGGGGCTGGCGCTCTCTGGAATATACATCTCTCAGCACGCCCGACCGCTCAGCGTGAGCCTGACGATAAAACGCTGTTTCGTGCCGAAATGTTGATGTTCAACAGTGGCGGAAGTGGCGCCCGGCCTCATCTCGATGGTCTGAATGCCACTGCGTTCCCCAGTGGCGTACACAGTATGTCCGTGGAGGCGACAGAACATGTCGGCCCCGTTGTGATTTGGCGCAAGGAACTACGTGACAATTCAGGCGGAGAAGGAAAATTCCGTGGTGGTCTTGGTCAAATCGTTGAGTTCGCGGCGGCACCGGACCATGAGTTCTATTTCAACGCGATGTTTGATCGTGTACAGAATCCAGCACGTGGCCGTAATGGTGGTGCAGATGGACAGGCGGGCAAAGTGTATCTGGATGACGGCACAGTGATGAAAACCAAAGGGCGTCAGTTCGTGCCTAATGGTGCCCGGCTCACCATCGAATTACCGGGGGGAGGGGGCTACGGTAACCCGGAAGAGCGAGAGGATGCACTGTGTGTTGGTGACCGTTTAAATCAATACACGTCTTAATTGCGAAACTGAAAGGGTAACCCATGAAAAATCATATTTTCACACTCTCATCCGGTTTTCGCGGCTTCCCCCCGGGGGCAGAACCTGTCGCTTCAACTGACATCGCCAGTCGTAACTGGTCTCCGGTAACTGGCGAAATGGCGTTACCTTTACTGTCACTGGATTTGCAGACCTTCAATGACAATGTTGATGCCATGATGTCGATAGTGAAAAGCCACGGCGCAAAAATTGCGCCGCATGGCAAGACGCCGATGTCACCCGTTCTGGCAAGGCAGATGGTTGACTCTGGGGCATGGGGTACCTCCGTTGCTGATCTCCGGCAGGCCGAAGTCATGTTGGCAGGAGGTCTGAATAAGATTCTGCTGGCTAACCAGATTGGCGGGCATGCCGCCGTCACCAGATTGGCCGGGCTATTGCGTAAATATCCAAAAGCAGAGCTTTTGCTCTTTGTTGATACGCCAGAGTTCATTGATGCTCTGGAGGAACAGTATGCGCAAGAACCGAGCCTCCCTCCTTTGGGTTTATTAATCGAGATCAGCTGTGGCAGAGGCGGCGTATCCACTGAGGGAGAATTTGCTGCGATGTTGCATCGCATTGACAGCAATAACGATGAACGCCTTACATTACAGGGTATTGCCTTCTATGAGGGTACCTGTATGAAAGAAGATATTCATGAGACCGAAGAAAATCTGAAAAAATTGTTTGAACGCGTTGATAAATCTTTATTTCTTCTAAAGGAAGTATTTGGCGATCAGGAGAATGTGATTATTAGCGCGGGGGGGTCATCATTATTTGATTACGTGATTGAATATTTCACCCGTGCACGCGAGAAGTATCCCACTATCCAATTATTGCTGCGTAGTGGCGCATGCTTCTTTAGCGATAATGGCAACATCCGTGCACGGTTAGGACGCATAGCCGGTAGAGGGAAACTTGGTAAAGAATCAAGCATGATAATTGCGAGTTTTTTTAAACCAACATTACGGCTATGGGCAGAAGTGATATCCAGAAAT encodes the following:
- a CDS encoding NAD-dependent epimerase/dehydratase family protein; amino-acid sequence: MRNMMMKNILLTGAAGLIGNQMRERLAQRSMLLRTTDVKAIDKLYPNEEFIQADLGEKSTAEKLVGGIDAILHFGGLSTEADFETICQVNILGAQRLYEAARKAGVKRILFASSVHAIGFYDQTEVIDSRVPVRPDSNYGLSKIFTEGLAQLYWEKYGIETVSVRIGSCEPKPSTLRHLKTWLSFDDMYQLIECSLDATRVGHTIIYGASNNKSSFWDNRHAAHLGYKPKDSADDYAAEIRANNSIPDIDDVASQYQGGIFIGF
- a CDS encoding hydantoinase/oxoprolinase family protein, with the protein product MMKDLARVGVDIGGTFTDIALEWKRNLYSTKVLTNYTSPEQAIIDGIAQVIAKAGIGLKDIDSIIHGTTLATNSLIERRGAKTAFITTKGFRDVIEMRTENRFELYDLNIVIPPALIPRHARFVVEERVNAAGEVILPLNVADVENVVDAILAEGYESIAIGFMHSYLNDQHERAVRDYIQSRAPQVSVSISAEVSPQIREFQRFNTVCANAYVKPLMSSYLNRLVGRLKSEGATCPVFMIHSGGGIITVESAAEFPVRLLESGPAGGAIFAAHIAERYDLNRVLSYDMGGTTAKICLIDDRAPKTAKTFEVARTYRFKKGSGMPISIPVIEMIEIGAGGGSIAAVDSMSQIRVGPHSAGSEPGPACYGRGGANPTITDADLMLGRLDPHGFAGGSIILSEQASHSAIEEHVSSKLGIEVDTAAFGICEVVDESMSNAARMHAVENGKELSEYTMIAFGGAAPLHASRLCEKLGINELIIPPGAGVGSAIGFLRAPVAFESVKSAYIKISSFDSEKVNSVIDELVREAGKHVYEADPKAEISMALTAYIRYVGQGWEIPVELPIKNYQPEDGSSIKTDFEVAYKQFFGRAIDYLDVEIISWSLRASSELPQTTKSNFTKQAVPVVTGQLRKLFDANLGEFVQATVIERAAFTPGSLVSGPAVIVENETTTIVASSYDAIMQDDGCILVRAKNVTTGSAK
- a CDS encoding hydantoinase B/oxoprolinase family protein; its protein translation is MKPVRDAIAEMRMQIMWNRLISVVEEQALTLVRTAFSTSVREAGDLSAGVFNIAGEMVAQAVTGTPGHVNAMGEAVGHFIREIGEDNIFEHDVYITNDPWKGTGHLHDFTFVSPAFHEGKLVGYFACTAHVVDVGGRGFGPDAAEVYEEGIFIPIMKFAERGVVNQNLINIIKNNVRESDQVIGDLYSLAACNEIGEKRLSEMLNEFGMKDIESLAHFIFEHSYAATINRLRELPKGTYSNAMRVDGYDKPVDLVVTLTVEDDGITADFTGTSGPSGLGINVPLIYTTAYAAYGIKCALAPEIPNNAASLRPFKVSAPTDCILNAQRPAAVAVRHVLGHFVPDTVLGAVHKIVPDTIPAEGAGALWNIHLSARPTAQREPDDKTLFRAEMLMFNSGGSGARPHLDGLNATAFPSGVHSMSVEATEHVGPVVIWRKELRDNSGGEGKFRGGLGQIVEFAAAPDHEFYFNAMFDRVQNPARGRNGGADGQAGKVYLDDGTVMKTKGRQFVPNGARLTIELPGGGGYGNPEEREDALCVGDRLNQYTS
- a CDS encoding alanine racemase, whose amino-acid sequence is MKNHIFTLSSGFRGFPPGAEPVASTDIASRNWSPVTGEMALPLLSLDLQTFNDNVDAMMSIVKSHGAKIAPHGKTPMSPVLARQMVDSGAWGTSVADLRQAEVMLAGGLNKILLANQIGGHAAVTRLAGLLRKYPKAELLLFVDTPEFIDALEEQYAQEPSLPPLGLLIEISCGRGGVSTEGEFAAMLHRIDSNNDERLTLQGIAFYEGTCMKEDIHETEENLKKLFERVDKSLFLLKEVFGDQENVIISAGGSSLFDYVIEYFTRAREKYPTIQLLLRSGACFFSDNGNIRARLGRIAGRGKLGKESSMIIASFFKPTLRLWAEVISRNGESIAICGLGMRDSSIDQGVPIPLALWRGGNKVADIMDKSQTVKLNDQHAFIDIHEEEFRVGDVIEFGIRHPCTCIDKHDIIYGLNQNVTVTAAYKTFFG